The following coding sequences are from one Delphinus delphis chromosome 19, mDelDel1.2, whole genome shotgun sequence window:
- the LOC132415330 gene encoding C-C motif chemokine 3-like, with translation MEVPAAALAVLLCPMALCGQVFSAPFEVDTLTACCFSYTAWQLPREFVADCFETSSQCSKPGVIFQTKRGRQLCANPSEDWVQEYITDLELSA, from the exons ATGGAGGTGCCCGCTGCTGCCCTCGCCGTCCTCCTCTGCCCCATGGCCCTCTGCGGCCAGGTCTTCTCGGCACCAT TTGAGGTTGACACCCTAACGGCCTGCTGCTTCTCCTATACTGCCTGGCAGCTTCCTCGCGAATTCGTAGCTGACTGTTTTGAGACCAGCAGCCAGTGCTCCAAGCCCGGTGTCAT CTTCCAAACCAAAAGAGGCCGGCAGCTCTGTGCCAACCCCAGTGAGGACTGGGTCCAGGAATACATCACTGACCTGGAGCTGAGTGCCTGA
- the LOC132415251 gene encoding C-C motif chemokine 4 gives MKLCLTVLSFLVLSAAFCSPALSAPMGSDPPTACCFSYTLRKLPRHFVIDYYETSSLCSQPAVVFQTKKGRQVCANPSDPWVQEYMDDLELN, from the exons ATGAAGCTCTGCCTGACTGTCCTCTCCTTCCTCGTGCTCTCAGCTGCTTTCTGCTCTCCGGCTCTCTCAGCACCAA TGGGCTCAGACCCTCCCACTGCCTGCTGCTTCTCCTACACCCTGCGGAAGCTTCCTCGCCACTTTGTGATCGATTATTACGAGACCAGCAGTCTCTGCTCCCAGCCAGCTGTGGT ATTCCAAACCAAAAAGGGCAGGCAGGTGTGCGCCAACCCCAGTGATCCCTGGGTCCAGGAGTACATGGATGACCTTGAACTGAACTGA